From Coleofasciculus sp. FACHB-T130:
GTTAGTTGATTATCTACAGCACACTTACTGGCAGCAATTCTTGAACGGTGTAATTCATAAATTGCCCCTCCAGCAACTCGAAAAAGCCCGCCAATCTCTCCTGAGTTATGCTCAACCGCGACTTGTCTGGGAAGTAACGCTATTAGAAATGATTTAAGCCACCATTTGAGAGGAAAAAATTGCCTTAACTCTCTTCAGATGAGGGCTTAAATTCAGGGGAATGGGGGCTTTTAATTTTTTCTTTTGCGTCTGGTTGCTGGCAGGCAATCATGGTTGTGATGTGTTCTTTTTCGTCATTGCGGATGGCAACGAACACATCGTAAAGATTCTCAATTTTTGGGCGACGCTCCCTTGGTGTATGAGAGATTTGAAAATCATCAAACATGTAAAGATCGCCCTCGTGGTAGTAATCAATTGCTATCTGTGGAGCTGGCTGAGTTTTGAGTTCAGCCTCATGATCTGTTAGAAATTTATCGTAGGTGTGGTAAGCACCTTCTTCGACTAACTGATTAAAGTAGTAAGCCGATCTGGGAGCAATCATGTATACAAAGACTAGAATCCAGTAGTAAGCCAGGACGCCAATCCGAGCAATCATGCGATCGCTCCACGATTTCCCCCCACCCAATGCTTCGATGATGCGGAGATGATGCAACTCATTCCAGGACTCAGCAAAGTGAACCTTGATCCAATCAGCATAAGGCCACGCGCCGAGACTTTCATAGAGATGAAGAACCGATAAATAAGCAAAACAAGGAACGCGAGCGATCGTTTCCAAGACATAAAATCTTGCATACCATCGCTCTTGGTAAAAAGTTTTTAAAATAAATTCTAAGAAACTAACGAGTAAACGAATCATTCTCCTAGTCTGCTTTTAAAACGACTAATAATTATAAACTCATGGATTAAGTATAAATAAATGTAAAATAATTGACAAACCAAGTAACCCTATTGATGTAGTTCAGGGGGCTAGCTGATATTGAATTTTTATACTTACCTAATACTCACCTACTGAGACTGCCGGACATCTACTGTGCGGACAACACTTATTGACCAGATTGTTCCACTAATTTTCTCAGACGCAGATATGCCTCTTCTGGGGTGAGCGGTTCAGATTCGGTTTCGTTAGGAATATAGAATTGGCTGCTATCTGGAAAGTAGCGGACGACAAAACTAGGGATAAGACCTAACTTTAGAGCTTTTTTTCCAAATTGTTCTGCTGTTTCCGAAAGGGTCAATTCATCATGGAACTGAGGTTGAGTCATAATCTTTTTGTCTCCTCAATAGTGTTTATAAATATAAACTAATAGGGACGCTAAGTTACAAAAGCTCAGGCAATAGCGCCACCAAGTGTAATTTACAAACAGTCCCTTAAAAGGGAAGCTGGGAGTTTACTAAGCAGAGGGTTCGACAAGGAAGGGTTAACAAAAGCGCGATAGCGTTAGCGAAGCGAGGCGTTAGCCTAGCGCTGACTTGTCAGTTCGCCATCCGACTTAGCGTTTCCGGAGGATAATCGCTGTTTCCCTGACCGTGTAGTACCGTGTAGAAACTCCCAGAGGGAGATTGCCATTCATTTGTTGTCCTTATTAACCAAGTTAATGCCTACCCCTTCCCTGAACTTCTACCGGAGGAGTGGGCATTACGTTAAATCTCTTGGTGATCTTATATACCAACCACTGAATGGTAGATTTCGGACAGTTTTCTTAGTTGACTTCTTCCTCACACATCGTCAACACGCTTGGCTTGCAGCGTTTGATGGTGACTTCGATCCCGCCAGCTTTTTCACTTTGGATATCTTCAATATAGCCAGGGCACGCAGTTGCTGCTTCAGCGGAGTTGTGAAAGGGACCAAAATAGTAGATACAGCGAGGCTCAGTAGTGGCAATTTCCACCCACCAAGACATCCGGAGACCTTGTGCAAATCCTGTCAAGACCTCTTTGATTGTTTTGAGCAGTGCCATAGGAAGTGATAACTAAGAGAATTAGGGATTAGACAAACTAGACAGAGGCATTGAAATTCTCGTTTGAACTGAATGACAGTTCTGCCCAGCTCGATAGGATAACCTGGCAGTCGGCTCATAGTTGTACGATTCTGCTTTCATACAACTGCGTTACTGTACTCAGATGCGATCGCCAAATTGATATTTTATATCTTTTAGAAAACCTCAAAGAATATCAAACACAAAATTTGTTCTTGAATTCTAGTTTAACGGATGCAACTTGGCACAAGTGTATGCAATACAACCTTAAAGTTCAAGATATTGCTGAATAATCAATAAACCCTGACATTAGCAGCGTAACTGTTGACCATCACTAGCTTTCTGTTTTTGGGATATTTGCTCCCACGCCTAGTTCTTTTTTACTTGTCTTTAACTGCTTCCACAGAGACTTAATATCCTTGTATGCCTGTTCGGAAGAAATCTTACCTCCGGTTTGCAACGCAGATATATAAGAAATTTTTTGTGCAAATTCCTGTAAATTCGCATTAAAAGCTAGCTCCTCTGGAGTGAAACGACCCCAATAACGACTCTGGGGGTTGAGAAAGCTTAATTTATTGAGATTCTCTGGCATGGTACAACGCTCTGAATTAATTTTATAGTTAATCAACAGGTAGGCTAATTAAAGATTACTTGCCTGCACTCAATTATTTATAAATCGGTAATAAAAAACCATTACTTATTCCCATCATCTACAAAAAATCTTGCTTTTTAGAGCATTCTTTAAGATTTTAGCTTTATAAAGTCTACTGTTATTTATACCCCTAGTTTTAGTAGTCTAGGAAATACTAATATTTCGCGAACGCGACAGTGGCGAGGTAAGGTGGGAAGCTGCCAAACACAAAGCGAACTGTAATCTGGGTGGGGAAGGTTAATCGCTGGCGTTGATTGGTATCTTCCTCTGTGGCTAATGATGAGGAAGCCTGGAAGTTTTTCAAAACGCAATGGGGCGATGACACAGATAGGGAAACTTCTTGTTTTTGCATACAAAAACTGCTAGGGCAGTTTGCCCAACTCCGTAAGAATGCACCTTTGGAACTTTACCCGTTACTGTTTTACCAAACTTCTACCACAGGGCTGGGTTGAATGTTAAATTTACCTGTGATTGGAAGCACAAAACCTATGTTTAGGAAAGATAGCGGTATCGTGGATAGAACAGTAAAGTTGTCAAAACAAGCGTAAGAGCTACAGCTTTGAGACATCTGTTTTATAAAATATAAGAGTTTTAAACGGCGATCGCGAGAATTGCCTTGCACTTCTAAGATAGAATGAACCGACTGGGAAATTATTAGGCGATCGCGCATCCAAAAAAACCTTCTATTGCAGTTTCTCAGGAGGTTTTTATTTGTGTTTGCGACAGATTACAGCTCAGAGAACTTCCAGAAGACGCTGCTACGCGATCGCATACATAACGGTTTCAGTATTTCTAGCAGAGTTTGTAACTGTTTAGCTAAAATTGTATCGCTAATAAATAAACGAAATTATTCTCATTCAACCTGATTTTTCGCTTACACTAGAGGGATCAGCGAACCTTAAATCTATTTGCAATTCTGAATATAAAAAGCCCCTATCAGTTGCTTTCTAGGGGCTTGGTGTTGTCTGTCAGTATATCCCGTTGCAGCTTCTTGCGGCAGGATAACGATTATCTAAGGCTTAACTTTTGTCCTCTTCGCCTGCATCTATCTGAAGAAATAGATTGATGTAAACTCAGTGAATAATTGTATTAAAAATCACAAGCAATTTTAATTAGGTTCTTTCAAAACTTGTCTTTTCATACCCCGCGTAACTGAACTCTTGATTGCGTTCGTTAACGAAGCGGTGCTTAGTGCAAAGCAACTTTGTGAAGCGATCGCAAAGCGTATGCAGAGAGTGATAGAATCTCCCTTGTGCTTTACTCACATTGCGCTCGGTTCCGCACTACAGGGTGTTGTACATCAAAGATTTTCCAATCGCTAAATATTTAGTTAGAAAACCCTAATTATTTCCATAATCTCAAAAAATAAGCTTGAATATACATTAGTTAAATAAAATTTACTTTTTGCCGCTATTTGCATATTTAATTTATTCATTTAATAAATAGATAAATAGGGGGAGCAAGGATTGCCTCTTTTGGAAGGGCGCAATTAGAGAAAGGAATGTTAAAAGGAAAAAAGCAGTGAACTTGATAGAGGGTAAGAAGTTCTCAATCATGCCCTTAGTGAAGGTAAAACTATGAAAAATGAAATAAATGTGAACTTATTTGCCCAACAAATTCAGCAAATTAACTGGCGATTAGCTGAGCTGTACAAAGGGGCAACCATCGCTCCGCCTAAAGAGCCAGAGCTACTGCCAGTCGCCTTCAAGGAGTTGGGCATCGCCTCGGAAACGCTACAAGTGGCGCTAGAGGAACTACGCCAGCAGAATGAGGAACTTGTAGCCGCACGACAGGCGTTGGAAGCCGAACGCCACCGCTACCAGGATCTGTTCGAGTTAGCACCGCAAGGCTACCTGGTGACGGATGCAGAAGGGACAATCCGAGAAGCCAACCGCGCTGCTGCTAAACTGCTCAACGTGTCGCCAGAGTTTTTAGTGGGCAAACCGTTTGTCATCTTCATTCCTCAAGAAGAACGTCGAATCTTTCGTAACGAACTGACTCGGCTGCATGAGCAGCAACGAGTATATGAGTGGACAGTACGCCTACAGCCCCGTAAAGGTGAGATTTTTGACGCGGGGATAACAGTCGCCACTACTCATAATAATGGGGAAGGCAAAGCCGTCACATTGCGTTGGCTGATTCGCGATATCACTGAGCGCAAGCGGGTAGAGAAGGCGCTAGAAAAAAATAACTACGACCTCAAGCAAGATCGCCCTGTACAGGCTTACTCCAAAGGAGAAATCATTCCCCTCGACCCTCAAAACCTGTGGTTAGTGTGTCGGGGTTTGGTGAAGCTGAGTACGATGAGTGACAATTGTGAAGAGGTGCTGGTAGGGTTAGTCGGTCCTTCGATGCCTTTTGGCTCTTGTTTAACCGCCCTGTCAACCTATCAAGCAACTGCCGTCTCGGACGTGCAGATAGTTAACATTTCCCTCTCAGAGATAACAGCCTCCCCTCATCTTGCCCAGACTATTTTACCGAAAATTAATTTGCGGTTGCGGCAGACAGAATCGCTTTTGGCGATTTCTGGTCAGCGACGATTGCAAGACCGCTTGCAGAATCTATTGTTGCTGCTGAAACAGGAAGTTGGCGAACCTGTGCCGCAGGGAACTCGTTTGAGCGTTCGTCTCACCCATCAAGACCTTGCCAATGCCTGCTGCGTCACCAGAGTGACAATTACCCGTTTGTTAGGGAAGTTACAGCAAGAAGGAAAGATTTCCTTTGACTCCAAGTACCACATTATCCTCAAAGAAGGGAGCTTCTAGAGTAAGCGGTTAGGGGTGAGTTATCAGTTGTTGGTTGATTAACAAGTGACAGTGGGTAGCTTGAAATCAAGTCTGAAGACTGTCTATGCCAACGGCGTCAGAGAGGGACGCTAAGCTGTGTTCCTGCAATTTTTGCAACAGACCCTCCAGAATGCGGCGTACCATCCAAGGACCTTCATAAATCCAGCCAGTGTAAACCTGGATCAGGCTAGCACCCGCCGCGATTTTCTCCCAGGCATCTTGGGCAGTGAAGATGCCGCCGACGCCGATAATGGGCAGTTGACCTTGCGTTTGCGTGAAGATAAAGCGAATGACTTCGGTAGAACGTTCTCTTAAAGGGGCACCGCTGATGCCACCGGCTTCTTCACTCACGGGTTTACCAGTTGGGGAAAGTATCTGGGTTTTTAGATGATCGCGCCGGATAGTGGTGTTAGTGGCGATGATCCCAGCCAGTTGGTAATTTTTAGCAAGTTCAATCACAGAAGCGATCGCTTCCCACTCCAAATCTGGGGCAATCTTTACCAGTAGAGGTTTTTGTCCTTGATTTTCCTGTTGCAGGGCATCTAGAATCAGACTCAGCTGATCCGAGGACTGGAGACTTCGCAATCCTGGTGTATTGGGTGAGCTAACGTTAACGACAAAGTAATCTCCCAAATCCTTCAAAAGGCGAAAACTACCCAGATAGTCAGCAGCCGCAGCCTCTAGTGGCGTTATCTTAGATTTACCTAGATTAATTCCTAGGGGAATGTTGAAGGTTGAAGGTTGAAGGTTGGAATTTTCAGCTTTTAACTTTCCACTCCAGCTTTCCAACCTTTGCGCCATTGCCGCGGCCCCTTGGTTATTAAATCCCATCCGGTTGAGGGCGGCTTTGTCCATCGGCAAGCGAAACAAGCGAGGACGGGGATTTCCCGGTTGCGCGTGTAAGGTTACGGTGCCGAGTTCCGCAAAGCCGAAGCCGAGACTGGGCCAAATCCCAGCCGCGACGCCATCCTTATCAAATCCAGCGGCTAGACCCACTGGATTGGGGAACTTTAGCTTCCACAAAGTTTGTTCTAAGCGAACATCTCTCTTGGCGTAAGATTGCTGTAATTGTGCAACAATCCAGCTTTTGGGGGGATGAGAAGGCGAACCGGCAAGAGCGCTGAACAGATGGAGCGTTTGTTGATGCAGCCATTCTGGATCGGCTTTCAATCCGGAAAATAATGCCGGACGAATTGCGAGTTGATAGATATCCATAATTTAATCATTCGTCGTTAATCATTAGTCATTGGTAAAAAAGAAAACAAAAATAACTAATAATTGACAACCGACTATCCTCAAGTAAGGGCATTCTAGATATTACAAGCTTTGCAAGAGACACCCACGAACAAAGTTCATACCAAAAACATGAAAGTCTCTTTCCCGCACGCCCGACTTCCGAGTTTTAAGACACTCACCGATGAGCAAAGTTTCACAACGAATAAGCTGAAAATATTTCCTTTTGAGACGCTCTGGTTTGTTCGGGCAATCCGCGAGTAGAGCGCCGCTACGCTAACAGTCCTACTTTCAAGTGAGAAATCTGACAAGCGACAAGCGATCGCAATGAGTCGGGTCGCGGTTGAATAACATGGATCAACACCACACTCCAGACCAAAGTCCAGCGGACTACGAAAACCAACTTGTTGCCTTGGGGCGCGTCCTTCAGACCATGCGGGAAGAGGAGAATGTTGACGTTCTCATCGAAACCACCCTGAATTATCTCGCCTCCGAGTTTGACTATCGCCTGATTTGGATTGGCCTCTACGATCGCTTAGATCACCGTTTATTTGGCAAAGGCGGCGTCACTCCCACCGGCGACACAAAATTTCTTAAAAGTAAGTTTACTCTAAGTCCCGGCGACCTTCTGGAGCAGGTAGTCATCCAGCAGCGCTCCTTAGGCGTCCCAAATCTCAGCGAAGAAGTGCGGGCTGGAGAATGGCGTCGAGCAGCTCAACAATTTGGAATTCAGGGTGCGTTTTTTTATCCTTTGCGCTGCAAAGACCGTTGTTTTGGTGTCGTGCTACTAGGATCGTCCTTGTGGGGTGCCACTCCTCGACCGGGAGAAAAAGCCCAGATGTCAATGCTGTTTGGGGGATTAGCTGCTGCCCTGTACCAGATTGAACTTGACTGGCAGCACTCCTCGACCAAGCGCCCCGACCAGCCGCTATTTCAGGTGCTAGACCAGATGGCGCGGATGCCTGCGATGGATCAACGCCTAGAGGCTGTGGTAGCCATGACGCAGCAATTTATTGGACCAACTCGCACCAGCGTCTACTGGTATTCCCCGGAGCGACGCTACTTTTGGCACCGAGTTGGCAACCGCCAGACATCTAAGGGACTCGCTTCCTCAGCCGCCAGTGCTGCTGCTGGTCTTACCGTCCAAGAAGTCAGCGAATTTTATCTAGCTCTGAATGAAAATCGGCTGATTGCCATTGGCGCGGGTAGAAGCCCCCTAAAAGCCGAAGTAACCGGGCGCTTGCTCTCCAGGTTGCGGGCACGCTCCCTTTTGGCTGCACCGATTCGGGTAAAGCAGGAACTGGTGGGCTTTCTGGCAGTGGAAGGCAATGAAGCTCGCATTTGGGAAGAAGCGGAAAAAAACTACATTCGTGCGG
This genomic window contains:
- a CDS encoding DUF1816 domain-containing protein; protein product: MALLKTIKEVLTGFAQGLRMSWWVEIATTEPRCIYYFGPFHNSAEAATACPGYIEDIQSEKAGGIEVTIKRCKPSVLTMCEEEVN
- a CDS encoding PAS domain S-box protein — translated: MKNEINVNLFAQQIQQINWRLAELYKGATIAPPKEPELLPVAFKELGIASETLQVALEELRQQNEELVAARQALEAERHRYQDLFELAPQGYLVTDAEGTIREANRAAAKLLNVSPEFLVGKPFVIFIPQEERRIFRNELTRLHEQQRVYEWTVRLQPRKGEIFDAGITVATTHNNGEGKAVTLRWLIRDITERKRVEKALEKNNYDLKQDRPVQAYSKGEIIPLDPQNLWLVCRGLVKLSTMSDNCEEVLVGLVGPSMPFGSCLTALSTYQATAVSDVQIVNISLSEITASPHLAQTILPKINLRLRQTESLLAISGQRRLQDRLQNLLLLLKQEVGEPVPQGTRLSVRLTHQDLANACCVTRVTITRLLGKLQQEGKISFDSKYHIILKEGSF
- a CDS encoding quinone-dependent dihydroorotate dehydrogenase, with product MDIYQLAIRPALFSGLKADPEWLHQQTLHLFSALAGSPSHPPKSWIVAQLQQSYAKRDVRLEQTLWKLKFPNPVGLAAGFDKDGVAAGIWPSLGFGFAELGTVTLHAQPGNPRPRLFRLPMDKAALNRMGFNNQGAAAMAQRLESWSGKLKAENSNLQPSTFNIPLGINLGKSKITPLEAAAADYLGSFRLLKDLGDYFVVNVSSPNTPGLRSLQSSDQLSLILDALQQENQGQKPLLVKIAPDLEWEAIASVIELAKNYQLAGIIATNTTIRRDHLKTQILSPTGKPVSEEAGGISGAPLRERSTEVIRFIFTQTQGQLPIIGVGGIFTAQDAWEKIAAGASLIQVYTGWIYEGPWMVRRILEGLLQKLQEHSLASLSDAVGIDSLQT
- a CDS encoding alternative oxidase, producing MIRLLVSFLEFILKTFYQERWYARFYVLETIARVPCFAYLSVLHLYESLGAWPYADWIKVHFAESWNELHHLRIIEALGGGKSWSDRMIARIGVLAYYWILVFVYMIAPRSAYYFNQLVEEGAYHTYDKFLTDHEAELKTQPAPQIAIDYYHEGDLYMFDDFQISHTPRERRPKIENLYDVFVAIRNDEKEHITTMIACQQPDAKEKIKSPHSPEFKPSSEES